From a single Brassica oleracea var. oleracea cultivar TO1000 chromosome C5, BOL, whole genome shotgun sequence genomic region:
- the LOC106296196 gene encoding putative ATP-dependent RNA helicase DHX33: MPSMAQGELKSSVLNSKSPIASRFRMRQKIAEHRKSLPIASVEKRLIEEVQKNDILIIVGETGSGKTTQLPQFLFSAGFCREWKMVGITQPRRIAAVTIAKRVAEESDVELGQRVGYSIRFDDCTSSSTRLKYMTDGFLLREALLDPLLSRYSVIVVDEAHERTVHTDVLLALLKEVQRARSKQEGVQTKAGDEIGVKRNGGVLRGCQGRKVSPLKLIIMSASLDARVFSEYFGGAKAVHVEGRQFPVDIFYTVHPETDYVDAALVTIFQIHVEEKPGDILVFLTGQDEIESVERLVKERLEHLPEDKRKLLPLAIFSALPSEQQMQVFAPAPTGFRKVILATNIAETSITIPGIRYVIDPGFVKARTYDPSKGMETLDVVPASKAQSLQRSGRAGREGPGKCFRLYPEREFEKLEESTKPEIKRCNLSNVILQLKALGIDDIVGFDFIDKPSRGAIVKALTELRLLGALTDDCKLEKPAGEQMSQLPLDPVYSRALILANNQFNCLEEMLITVAMLSVESIFYDPREKREEARTSRNHFASVEGDHLTYLSVYRESNEFLEKRKTESSEAKIDKIMKKWCKDNFVNNRSLKHARDTYRQIREHVEQMGFNVSSCGNDMLEYRRCLAASFFLKAAQRQMDGTYRALESGEIVHIHPTSVLFRSKPECVIFNELMQTSKKYIKNLTRIDHLWLAELAPHHYKTDDEMNDFNTRDGMLQTEAF; encoded by the exons ATGCCATCAATGGCGCAAGGAGAACTCAAGAGCTCTGTACTAAACAGTAAATCCCCAATTGCTTCACGCTTCAG AATGAGGCAGAAGATAGCAGAACATAGAAAGTCTCTTCCTATTGCTTCAG TGGAGAAGCGTTTGATTGAGGAGGTTCAAAAGAATGATATTTTGATTATTGTTGGTGAAACCGGTAGTGGGAAGACTACTC AGCTGCCTCAGTTTCTATTCAGCGCTGGATTCTGTAGGGAATGGAAGATGGTGGGGATAACGCAGCCGAGGCGTATCGCTGCTGTGACTATTGCCAAAAGGGTAGCTGAGGAGAGTGATGTTGAGTTGGGCCAAAGGGTTGGTTATTCCATTAGGTTTGATGATTGCACTTCTAGCTCCACGAGGTTGAAGTACATGACTGATGGGTTTTTGTTGAG GGAAGCTTTGTTGGATCCGCTTCTTTCTAGATATTCAGTCATTGTTGTCGATGAAGCCCATGAGAGGACTGTTCATACTGATGTTCTGCTTGCATTGCTGAAAGAGGTGCAGCGGGCTCGGTCAAAGCAGGAAGGAGTACAAACAAAAGCAGGTGATGAGATTGGTGTGAAGCGGAATGGTGGTGTGTTAAGAGGGTGCCAAGGCAGGAAAGTATCTCCGTTGAAGCTGATAATCATGTCTGCTAGTTTGGATGCACGTGTTTTCTCTGAGTACTTTGGTGGTGCCAAAGCTGTTCATGTGGAAGGGAGACAGTTTCCCGTTGACATTTTTTACACAGTCCATCCCGAAACAGATTATGTGGACGCAGCTTTGGTCACTATATTCCAG ATTCATGTGGAAGAGAAGCCAGGTGATATACTTGTTTTCCTCACCGGGCAAGATGAGATTGAATCTGTTGAAAGACTTGTCAAAGAAAGACTTGAGCATTTACCTGAAGACAAGAGGAAGCTGCTGCCACTTGCTATCTTCTCTGCTCTTCCATCAGAGCAGCAAATGCAAGTTTTTGCCCCTGCGCCAACTGGTTTTCGTAAG GTGATTTTGGCCACAAACATAGCGGAAACATCGATTACAATTCCTGGAATAAGATATGTGATAGACCCTGGGTTTGTCAAGGCACGAACCTATGATCCAAGCAAAGGTATGGAGACGCTTGATGTTGTTCCAGCATCAAAAGCACAGTCGCTTCAAAGAAG TGGACGTGCAGGACGTGAGGGTCCTGGCAAATGTTTTCGTCTTTATCCCGAAAGGGAATTTGAGAAGCTGGAGGAGTCAACCAAACCAGAGATCAAGAGATGCAATCTCTCTAATGTCATTTTGCAGCTCAAGGCTCTGGGAATTGATGACATTGTTGGATTTGACTTTATAGATAAACCTTCTAG GGGAGCCATAGTGAAGGCATTGACGGAGTTGCGCTTGCTTGGTGCCTTGACGGATGATTGCAAACTAGAGAAACCCGCCGGAGAACAAATGTCACAGCTCCCACTAGATCCTGTCTACTCCAGAGCTCTAATTTTGGCCAATAATCAGTTCAACTGTCTCGAGGAAATGTTAATCACGGTTGCAATGCTCTCTGTGGAATCCATATTTTATGATCCTCGTGAGAAGAGAGAAGAG GCAAGAACCTCAAGAAACCACTTTGCTAGCGTTGAAGGGGATCATCTCACTTATCTTAGCGTATACCGAGAGTCAAATGAGTTCTTGGAGAAGAGAAAGACAGAAAGCAGTGAAGCCAAAATTGATAAAATCATGAAAAAATGGTGCAAGGACAACTTCGTGAATAATCGTTCCTTGAAACATGCCCGTGACACTTACAG ACAAATTCGTGAACATGTTGAACAGATGGGTTTTAATGTGTCTTCGTGTGGGAACGACATGCTCGAGTATCGTAGATGTCTTGCTGCATCGTTTTTCCTTAAAGCAGCACAGAGACAGATGGATGGGACATACAGGGCGTTGGAAAGTGGGGAGATTGTCCACATCCACCCAACTTCTGTTTTATTCCGTTCGAAACCCGAGTGCGTTATCTTCAACGAGCTCATGCAAACCAGCAAGAAGTACATTAAGAACCTGACGAGAATTGATCATTTATGGTTGGCTGAGTTGGCTCCTCATCATTACAAAACAGATGATGAGATGAATGACTTTAACACAAG AGATGGAATGTTGCAGACTGAAGCTTTCTAA
- the LOC106293013 gene encoding cytochrome b5 isoform A, with amino-acid sequence MPTLTKIYSMEEVAAHNKQDDCWIVIDGKVYDVTPYMDEHPGGDDVLLAVTGKDATDEFEDAGHSKTARELMEEYFIGELDEASLPEIPELKIYKKEEPKDSVQKLVDLTKQYWLVPVSVITISVAASVLFSRKK; translated from the exons ATGCCGACTCTCACAAAGATTTACTCCATGGAGGAAGTGGCAGCTCACAACAAGCAAGATGACTGCTGGATTGTAATCGACGGCAAG GTCTATGACGTAACCCCTTATATGGATGAGCACCCGGGAGGAGATGATGTGCTTCTTGCTGTCACCG GCAAAGATGCAACGGATGAATTCGAAGACGCAGGGCACAGCAAAACAGCTAGGGAACTCATGGAAGAGTATTTCATTGGCGAGCTTGACGAAGCTTCTTTACCTGAGATACCAGAGCTTAAGATCTACAAGAAGGAGGAGCCAAAAGACTCTGTTCAGAAGCTTGTCGACTTGACAAAGCAGTACTGGCTTGTTCCTGTCTCAGTTATCACCATCTCCGTTGCGGCGAGTGTCTTGTTCTCTCGCAAGAAGTAG